The window TCTAACTTCCCTCCTGTCTGTGACTCTCAGTCCAAACCACTTTAGTTTCAAGCAAAATTactgaaacaggagaaaaaagtgTATTTGTTAGAGACCAAGCAGCAGAGTGAGACACATTTAGTGCTGTACTGAGGATTTctagtaaaacaaaaaaaggtgtGTTTGGAAAAAGGCTGAGTTCATGATAATTAATAAACATGTGACCCAGTGCAACAGTCGACTCCATTTGGCTGCTTCAGGTCCAGGGTCCTGATACTGTTCAGGCTGGTTCCCTGTCACACTGGGAGCCAGTTTAATGGAGTTCATGACGTTAGCAGCACCTGAGCTTTTCCTGTCATGACGAGTCAAAATGTCTCCAGATAGAAACAGTTCAGTGTTGCTTTTGCTCCTGCTTCTGTGGAATCTGTTGACAGttagaaaaatagaaatgatgCTTCCTCTGTCCGTTAAACATGTGAGTGTTTGGTTTGTCAGACAGAAACAGTAAGTCCCTTAATGAAACCTAAAAACAGTCTGcaggggaaagaaaaggaaacacttAAAAAGTCAGTGGCTGCATTATCACTGCTGCAGTCTGCACAGAGTACAAACCACCACACTGCTCGCTCACTCAAAGCATCATAAATAGCAACAGTCAGTAAAATAATGTCATCCAAGAACCACGTCCccctgcagcaggaaaaacatgacgaaatataaaaatataaactagcTGGCTAACTAGCTAGAGCTAACGCAGCCCTCGCCAGTGAAGTGTCTGTGAACACAAGACTCCTCGTCCCACTGGACCGTTCATGTTCTCAGGCACTGCTGTCTTACCTAAAGAGCACTAACTAAAGGTCAGGGGTCAATTCAATTGATCTCAATTCCTAAGAAAGAATGTTTAGCTCTGATCAGAGCTGTAAAACACTCCTTTCAGTGCTACACCCATCAGTGTGACTGACCTGTTGCACTGATGGGCAGAAAACAGAGGCCAAGTGTTGCCCACGACAACACGAGCTCAGAGAAAATAACCATCCTATTCTTTGATGCACAGCAGGAGACGCCtcgcagaaaaaaaatctcctctTTACCGtaaatggattttatttaaGTCCTTCACAAAGAAATGTACCTTGGCTAATGAAGTGACGTGAGGTACTGAATTCATTACAGCTGTGGAagcctgttttatattttgtaaaaacttGATACGGgctgtttattttatatcagCTCTAAAAATTTCAGGTTCTTCCCACGAGCCAACAGAGAATAAGGTGAAAATGATCCCCAGAAACCGGTACAgtgagaggtcaaaggtcattctGAGTCTGACAGGACGATGATCTCATCTGGGTCGCACTGAGTCGCCACATTGACCTGGAGACACAAACAGTGGAGCGTTGAGGAAAACATGCAGAATCTGCTCCTCTAGAAACAGAACTGAAAGTAGAGACTTTGCTGTGATCATTAAACAGACGTTAAACATTAAACAGACTCCGACTCGTCCTGCACCGTCTCTGTTCACGCACCTTGTTTTTCTTGGGAGGCGGCGTCACCTGCGAGCTGCTGACCAGTTCCTGGGTTGGGGTGTCGGCCCGTGTGGACTCTGCCTGCTGTGGAGAACTGCAGCTAAAAACCCCCATGTCCAGAGGAATATCTACCTCACTGAGGTCAGACGAGGGGGGGGGGAGACATGATTAAACAATTTACAGAGCAATGATCAAATCTCGTTACTTCAAGTCTAAATCCTACATGTGAGCCTGGTCAGCTGTTACTGATATTACCATGTTTAAATGCACATACTGTGTCCATGCTGTACCTGTCATGGATGAGCGTGTGCTTTATATTGTGGTCTGTTGATatttcctccctcttcctcttcttgctCCTTGTAGTGGGGGGGCTGGGTGGTGGCGACCTGCCGTTCGCCGTCAGTGTGTCACATTTTTCTATCGTCACTGCTACTGACGTGGACAGCGACCCCCCATTTGCTGCTACTGTGGGGACGCCTGCGGGCTCTTTAGTGACTTGGCTGGTGCGTACGAGTACAACTGAAACCTGATTGGAGGAATCTGCTGATTCCTGTACTCTCTCACCGTTACTGTTAGAGAGCAGCCTCTGGGCCTCAGTCTGCATGGGCTCTGATTGGCTAGGGCTGTCTCTGGGGGACGGGACTTCAGACAGTGGAGAGACCTGGGACTTGCTTTCATCAGAAAGAGGACTGAGTCCACTCATGGTGGTCTCTTCTTCATCATTGTTGCCGCTTCCTTCCTCTCCCGCAGAAGTGCTTCCTGACAGTCCAGCTTGATCCGCCTCGTTACCGTTGACTGCCTCCTCCTCATCGTCGTCTatagaaaaaggaaaatgaatgcAATGGAATCTTTTCCTTGTGTCTGGTAACAGTCACTTATGATGCAAGTGTTCGGCTTCATTATTGATTAGTATGAAAGAAGAATGAAGGATCAATCATTTTCTGATTCaggttcatttcattttgttatcAACGTAGTAACGAGACAAATCTTTAAATAACTGACTGACTCATGAAATACCTGGTCCCTCCTGCTGAGTGCTGGCCTGGATCTCCTCCTCTATGTCTGGGTCTGATGAGTTatcttcctcatcttcctcctcgtcttcctcttccttctcctcctcctcttcctctactTTGATTACGCTCACCTCTTTAGattcctctcctttttctgaTGTGTTTCTCTGGACAGAAGAGGTTTGGgcctcagacagacacacctgcACACTCTAAAGCCATTCAGTACAAGACGCCTGCTGTAAATTAAACCTTTACAAACTACTGAACCTTTATGGTTAATAGTGAGGCCGAAGTTAAAGGTGATGGTGTAATGGACTACATCAAACTGGGAGGTGTGTTGTTTCTCCAATTTACCTGCATGAGTGGggcaaaataatagaaacaccatTCAGTATAATTCAGTCATGTACAAAGACTATGAGCTCAGGAGAAGCTGTATTGGATCATACAGACATTCCCAGTAAAGTGGCCACAGTAAGACCAGACCAGACACCTGCTGCACTAGTTTCAGactgaaatgtcaaaataaaagcatatgaAAGACTGAAGACGCCTTTCGCTCCctcacctcttcctccttgCTGTCTTTGTCCCGccgttttttcctctcctgctcctccatgtCTTCCTGTTTGACGGCGTACTTGCTGATGACTTCGTCCAGGCGGGAAAGAGCTACTTCTCTGTTCGACCGCAGTTTTCGCATCAGGGTAGTGTCCACTAGAGCCGGGTCTGTGGCTTTAAAGGGGGGAGGAGAACAGTGAGAATAGAGAGGAGCATGGTTGGGAAGAGTAGGGAGGCAGGAGAAGATGGTGGAGAATAATCAAAGGAAAATATGATAgtaagaacagagagagggggtAGGAAAATGCACTGTGGGGAATTTTAGCGCTGCCTGAAGTCCTACCAGGACTGTAGCTCTCAGTGAGGTGTGAACCGAAGTTGTACACCATGTCAAGGTGACGTCTCTCCTGCATGCGGCTGCCGGTCTCACTGAAGGCCTCCTGAGCGATCTGATTCAGCTGTTTCCTATTCAGACACAGGCTGTAGCGCTCATTAGCACGCAACACCTGCTGCAGGATGTCCTGGTAATCCGGAGGGTTCCTCTGCGCCTCAGGACTGTTAATGAAACGCTCGATCTGATGGGAAGAGCAAATATAGGAACAACCTGGAGTCATTTCTACTTTGT of the Mastacembelus armatus chromosome 11, fMasArm1.2, whole genome shotgun sequence genome contains:
- the daxx gene encoding death domain-associated protein 6; translated protein: MAVAPASMADKIIVLDDDEVEKPQPACGASNSPSEHQAKNDSPLKAQQTSPTHITESPFASAKKHTHVLQAENQKLFTEFVEHCSPLTQDCPEVLTFLQTKHAKASPEYLSSVEFRNTLGRCLTQAQAKRTKTFVFINELCTVLRQHATKKRQSLTKVESLSSSSASNTPQSTSVTSKSEAKTKGNMDEMKVEAEEEQPSTSGLQEDNREQEQEAEKKAKRASRKQIAYLENLLKMYNDEIRSLQQAELSLDDLGAEDSSYIQEHKLKRKMMKIYEKLCELKGCSTLTGRVIEHRIPYNSTRYPEINKRIERFINSPEAQRNPPDYQDILQQVLRANERYSLCLNRKQLNQIAQEAFSETGSRMQERRHLDMVYNFGSHLTESYSPATDPALVDTTLMRKLRSNREVALSRLDEVISKYAVKQEDMEEQERKKRRDKDSKEEERNTSEKGEESKEVSVIKVEEEEEEKEEEDEEEDEEDNSSDPDIEEEIQASTQQEGPDDDEEEAVNGNEADQAGLSGSTSAGEEGSGNNDEEETTMSGLSPLSDESKSQVSPLSEVPSPRDSPSQSEPMQTEAQRLLSNSNGERVQESADSSNQVSVVLVRTSQVTKEPAGVPTVAANGGSLSTSVAVTIEKCDTLTANGRSPPPSPPTTRSKKRKREEISTDHNIKHTLIHDSEVDIPLDMGVFSCSSPQQAESTRADTPTQELVSSSQVTPPPKKNKVNVATQCDPDEIIVLSDSE